GACCGTGGGTGACGCGTCGATCAAAATCGTCGGAGGGACTTGCCTTCTGGATGATCGGGCGTGCTCGGTCTCGTCCGTTCTCTCAGGGAACTGCACGTAGATCCGACGGGCGCCCGGAGCCCTTCTCAATGATCGCACGTTTGGCTCATCGCGGCGGCGGCTTCCTTCTAGTGCATCCTCCTCTTCCGCCGGCTTCACGGGCTGATATCCTGGAAAATTGTGGGAAAAGACATTAGTATAACACACGACAATAATagacgataataattatagacaaCAGTGTTAGATTATAGTTAATATAACAGTTATGTAATAATAGATGATTATAAGTTAAGATACTATAACATCATTAATAATACTCACCGCTCTTTCTTTAATTAGTGGCAAAAGCAGGCCGGATTGTTTGTAACAATAAAACCATCGTACATTATATCTCCTGAAATAGAAtagacaatattaattattataacagcGAATAGCAGAGGCTAAATATACGATTAAGGAGTAACACGTATCTTGAGGTTGTACATTCTTGTTGTGACGGGTCATAGGTTGGGAGCATAATTCTGGCAAATGCCTGTTCCTTGTAATGGCCAGCCTCACACAATAATCCTCTGCAATAAAGTAGATGAAATAATTGTTGACGATGAGTATATTCCTTCAATGATTTTGCTGGATacctgtaaataaaaataaagaagaatactattagtattaatataatacatatgataTCAATTAGGAATAATATGTACTAGTACATACAATATTGGTTGACAAGAGATACTTAGCCTCCGAGGTTAAGGTCCCTTTCGATGACAGCTGAGATGGTTATGTTCGGCTTCATTCATTGAATACAGGACAATGAAATGAACAGAAGCATCAAATTGGATATAGGGCGGTGTATTGTGTGTGGTAAATTCAACATTAAacaaacaatatacaataataattaacagacGAATACTTACGGTAGTGATAACGCCATAATCTGTCACCGTTGATGAGTCGATGATCTTGTCATTCTCTCCGGTGCTGGGCAGAAAAGTAGTGATCTGTAAATAACCGTTAGTCGTGGGTTATTTATGAAGATACATTGGAAATATTGTATTGCGTAAATTGTTGTAATTACGTACAAATTGAATAAAACCGGATAATACTGTTGTTGACAATTCTCCGTTATTGTCGATGCGCCTTCTGGTGCATCTGATGCATGCTCCCTGCGTCACAACAGTGGACGATAGCAAACACCTGTAAACGCATACAAAATTAGACAgagatatgttatattaaataatcaattatatatttaccatTGTGTACTCGACACTGTTGACGAGTAGATAGATAAATGATCCTCTCCGGTGGTTGATGTCCTCGGTACTCCTGAAGAAGGAATCAACTAATATGGTGAATAATAACATAGACGCTATAAGCTCTGTATCTTGTATAGATATTCAGTGATACTTACTTTAGACTGTGATACTTGCCATGACGGGTGCAACGGTGCACGTCGCTGACATCGCGATGATTAATAAAGCTTCGTGAGACAGCTGGCACTTGGTGTTTTGTCGGGTGCTGTCGGGCGCTCGCGGGTGCGGATGACTTCCGGAGGTCGCCCTGATGGACTCGATACGCAAGAACATTCTAACTCGAAATAAATAACGGATTATGTCGATTGACATGTGGAAGCGACGCGATCGTAACGCCGTCGGCCATCTTGGGTGAGTGATATAGTCGCGGTCAAAATATCTCGCCTCGACAGTCGCGATAGTAAGTTCGCGATGCGCTAACGGTTAAGGCGAGCTAGCATGAGTGCGTTCAGAAGTAACTAGATGGGAAAATAATGTTTCGTAATATCTTGAGACTTTGAACTTGGATTAGGAAATTAGATAGAAGTTAGTGTTCACCATTGCGTAGCGACCTTGAAGCCGCATACCATTGGTGTAAAATTCAGAGGTTGCGCAATAACGCTGGGGGACTTTCCTTGGATGCGCAGTCGGATTTTTGGAGTCCCATGGAACTCCCCCAGTTATCCCTGGATCCAGAATCCGACTATCTATGCGCAGTAATTTTGAGGTAAGGAATTTGCATGCGCGTCAGCATACTTGTGATCAGGAACTCTAAATAAGGGTCATGGTATGGTTAGTTTCGCGTTTTTACGAAAACTGAACATTTGTGGTGCGCAATTGACATAGACGATCATTAGGGGCGCACACCAGGTGCAAGGGCCTTATATTTCTTCCCTCTTTTACCGGTCATTGCGCAtgtagtataattaattagataggTGCCTAAATTATTAGTATGGTTTAAGGCTTTGAACGAGTTTGAGTTGTATCGACCAGTTGACTTATTTGTAAGACATAATGGCGAAGGTAACCTACAAGGAAGTTCTCTCCTACTATGTAGAGGACATCCCTTCAGATGATGAAGAAACTGAAGTGTTGTGTGAGGATGAGACCGAAAAAGGCGAGTTTATTGGTCTCAAATTCGACAGAAACAGCAAGAAACTTAAGACTGTGACATTTGAGGATCTCGGTGATTATCATTATGATGTCCTGATACTCGCAGGTAAGAAATGGATAGAGGAGGTTTACGACTTTTTGGAGAGGCGCAAGGACATAGGCGTTCAAGACCAAAAGAAGATATTTGCCAGGTGTTACGGAGCAATCGATATGTTTAGTACACTTGGAAATATGTACGAAGAGGAAGGGAAAAGTCTTACCATCAGAGAAAAGAAGCGCAGAGCCCAACTCGAGAAGATATCCCAGGAGAGAGAGATTCTTCTCAAGGAAAATAAGGACCTAAATGAAAAGTTACGTAATCTAGAAGAATTTAAGACAGCCAACGCCGCCGGATGCAATAACAAAGATGTTGTATTGGGCATTAAGAGCGAAGTGGCTGAGCTTACCGGGTATATTGGGACTATAATGGAAGAACAGAAATATGCAAGAAATAAGCATGAGGAAGAGATTAAATCTCTGAAGAATGAAATTGAAGGCCTGAAGGACGTTGTTTCGAGTCTTCAACGAGAACCCCCGAAGAGAGTAGCGACTCCTGCTAACGAGGAGGTCcctgtaaaaaagaaacaggagcTGGATTCTGGTATTGTACTGGATTTGACGCAGCAGCCCCTCGGAAACAAGGAAGACGGTAATGAAATTACCCTAGAGGAAGGCAAGGAAAGGATGGAAGAGAAATGGATGACACCTAAGAGGACTACCAAGGTGACGCCGAAAAAAGTTCTGGAAAGGAAAGAACCTCTAGGAAGAAGGGAAACTTTGGCCAGCCCTCAAGGAAATGATCCTCAGGAAAAGTTCGAACACGAAAAATCGTCACAACGCAAGAGGAAGGTACGCTTAGCCAATAAGGCTGCAGTACTTATTAGGGTCGACACGAATAAGATGTCATATGCCGAGGCAATGCGTAGCGCACGTAAAGATCCAAAGATCCAGGAACTTGGACTAGAAAAGACCAACGCCAGGAATACAGCTAGTGGAGCATTTATTATCGAGATTCTTGGCACGGATAACAAGAACAAGGCGGACTGCCTCAAGGAGGAGATAAAGCGCGTTCTTGG
This sequence is a window from Anoplolepis gracilipes chromosome 10, ASM4749672v1, whole genome shotgun sequence. Protein-coding genes within it:
- the LOC140670426 gene encoding uncharacterized protein isoform X2, giving the protein MSIDIIRYLFRVRMFLRIESIRATSGSHPHPRAPDSTRQNTKCQLSHEALLIIAMSATCTVAPVMLIPSSGVPRTSTTGEDHLSIYSSTVSSTQWCLLSSTVVTQGACIRCTRRRIDNNGELSTTVLSGFIQFITTFLPSTGENDKIIDSSTVTDYGVITTPNITISAVIERDLNLGG
- the LOC140670426 gene encoding uncharacterized protein isoform X1 — its product is MSIDIIRYLFRVRMFLRIESIRATSGSHPHPRAPDSTRQNTKCQLSHEALLIIAMSATCTVAPVMLIPSSGVPRTSTTGEDHLSIYSSTVSSTQWCLLSSTVVTQGACIRCTRRRIDNNGELSTTVLSGFIQFITTFLPSTGENDKIIDSSTVTDYGVITTVSIRLLIIIVYCLFNVEFTTHNTPPYIQFDASVHFIVLYSMNEAEHNHLSCHRKGP